A single Parcubacteria group bacterium DNA region contains:
- the nusA gene encoding transcription termination factor NusA: protein MSKRKLKKDSEEDNSGTMRLGEFGSAILQIAEEKGISKDKVVETIEAALAAAYKKEYGKKGQHIRAEFNEVDGSANFFKLLEVVDESVREFVEAQTDAELTQTDADKNKTDSDEKYANTNLEEDKLPRFNVERDITEEEAKKIKKGVKVGDIIEIALESKSEYGRIAAQTAKQVIIQKIREAERDSMFKEYKEKEGEVISGTIQRIEGKNVYVDLGKSIGVLFSSEQIERERYRIGQRIKVYLAKVESDPKGPGITLSRVHPEIIRRLFELEVPEVFSGIVEIKNIAREAGSRTKIAVSSKEEGVDPIGSCVGQKGTRVQAVIDELIGEKIDIIEWSENAEKFIAAALSPAKVLSVELNEERRESVVKVPEDQLSLAIGKQGQNVRLAAKLTGWRIDVVGNAKDMEEEIIEDVKEEKVEEVKEDKKEKKKKKSVEEEALEEKKENKK from the coding sequence ATGTCAAAAAGAAAACTTAAGAAAGATAGTGAGGAAGATAATTCTGGGACAATGCGGCTTGGAGAATTCGGAAGCGCTATTTTGCAAATTGCCGAGGAAAAAGGAATTTCCAAAGACAAAGTTGTTGAAACTATTGAAGCGGCGCTGGCGGCAGCGTACAAAAAAGAATACGGAAAAAAAGGACAGCATATCCGAGCGGAGTTTAATGAAGTCGACGGTTCGGCTAATTTTTTCAAGCTTCTGGAAGTTGTCGATGAAAGCGTTCGCGAATTTGTCGAAGCGCAGACTGACGCGGAATTAACGCAGACTGACGCAGACAAGAATAAAACAGACTCAGACGAAAAATATGCAAATACTAATTTAGAGGAAGATAAGCTTCCTAGATTTAATGTTGAGCGCGATATAACCGAAGAAGAAGCCAAAAAGATAAAAAAAGGCGTAAAAGTTGGAGATATTATTGAAATTGCGCTGGAATCAAAAAGCGAATATGGAAGAATAGCGGCGCAGACTGCCAAACAAGTCATAATTCAAAAAATAAGAGAAGCTGAAAGAGATTCGATGTTTAAAGAATACAAAGAAAAAGAAGGCGAAGTAATCAGCGGAACGATTCAAAGGATTGAAGGAAAAAATGTCTATGTTGATTTAGGAAAATCAATCGGAGTGCTTTTTTCTTCAGAGCAAATCGAAAGAGAGCGGTACCGTATCGGGCAAAGGATTAAAGTTTATCTAGCGAAAGTTGAATCTGATCCGAAAGGTCCTGGAATAACGCTTAGCAGGGTCCATCCCGAAATAATCAGGAGGCTTTTTGAGCTTGAAGTTCCCGAAGTATTTTCTGGAATCGTTGAAATAAAAAATATCGCCAGAGAGGCCGGATCAAGAACTAAGATTGCCGTTTCTTCGAAAGAAGAGGGGGTTGATCCGATCGGTTCCTGTGTGGGACAGAAAGGAACCAGGGTTCAGGCTGTAATCGATGAATTGATAGGAGAAAAAATTGATATTATCGAATGGAGTGAAAACGCGGAGAAATTTATTGCTGCGGCGCTGAGCCCGGCTAAAGTTCTTTCCGTGGAGCTGAATGAAGAGAGGAGAGAATCAGTAGTGAAGGTTCCGGAGGATCAGTTATCTTTGGCAATTGGAAAACAGGGACAAAATGTGAGACTAGCCGCTAAGCTTACTGGTTGGAGGATCGATGTTGTCGGAAACGCAAAAGATATGGAAGAAGAAATTATTGAAGATGTAAAAGAAGAAAAAGTTGAAGAGGTCAAGGAAGATAAGAAAGAAAAGAAAAAGAAAAAGTCTGTCGAAGAAGAAGCTTTAGAAGAAAAAAAGGAGAATAAAAAATAG
- a CDS encoding pilin, with protein MKKNTKIISTSLIFALGIFLAVDSAMAGTIGKGGDCDTSSDCQEGLGCVSCASAGAKCLGSMCWPEGGNSTGCISQGDPCIMSNGSNGQCISWGNGAYECSSLTSSPDQNTGTTNSDYSVPDSNYNPGACPDPSKEYRDYSGNCVPYESGYEAASGGNTTGGTSAQNSNNPNLDCSSGVCFPISTNLPNPSGGVVGIITNILYWLLSIFGMLAVIAFVISGIQYIFSVGDEKAIDTAKRSMKWSIVGVVVALSGLVVLYAIGGILSATPNF; from the coding sequence ATGAAAAAAAATACAAAAATTATTAGCACATCGCTAATTTTTGCACTAGGAATATTTTTAGCGGTTGATTCGGCGATGGCGGGAACGATAGGAAAAGGAGGAGACTGTGATACCTCGTCTGATTGCCAGGAAGGCTTAGGTTGCGTTTCTTGCGCTTCAGCCGGAGCGAAATGCCTTGGTTCTATGTGCTGGCCGGAAGGCGGAAACAGTACCGGATGCATTTCACAGGGCGACCCCTGTATAATGTCCAACGGATCAAATGGACAATGCATATCTTGGGGCAATGGCGCGTATGAATGTTCTTCCCTAACGAGTTCTCCTGATCAAAATACTGGAACAACCAACTCTGATTATTCAGTTCCTGATAGTAATTATAATCCCGGTGCTTGTCCCGATCCATCAAAAGAATATAGAGATTATAGCGGAAATTGCGTGCCGTATGAATCGGGATATGAAGCAGCTTCCGGAGGAAACACCACTGGAGGAACGAGCGCTCAAAATTCAAACAATCCCAATCTCGACTGTTCTAGCGGAGTATGCTTCCCAATAAGTACCAATCTTCCAAATCCTTCCGGGGGAGTAGTGGGAATAATTACTAATATTTTGTATTGGCTTTTGAGCATATTTGGAATGCTGGCTGTTATCGCTTTTGTGATTTCGGGAATTCAATATATTTTTTCTGTCGGGGATGAAAAAGCTATTGATACTGCGAAAAGAAGCATGAAATGGTCAATTGTCGGAGTCGTGGTAGCATTGTCGGGGCTGGTTGTGCTTTATGCGATTGGAGGCATACTTTCGGCGACGCCCAATTTTTGA